One Hevea brasiliensis isolate MT/VB/25A 57/8 chromosome 5, ASM3005281v1, whole genome shotgun sequence genomic region harbors:
- the LOC110658125 gene encoding TATA-binding protein-associated factor BTAF1 isoform X2 yields the protein MDVNDVIKDEDLVVQKLNPQGNGLERRFYMPPSVHNIQRLVASMVPNVVSKRPSARELNLLKRKAKINSKDQAKGWTEEADAEVPFSQSTIPKASNQDSFNSNKVDADEDGFEHDGDGRWPFRGFVEQIILDMFDPVWEVRHGSVMALREIVTHHGGSAGVFMPDLSLEGALDDLKDIDYSSTVKREREIDLNMQVSSEELEPHLKRPKFEEGSSLSMGTMFSTGSGGNFDVSVKVEDGGWNIPAGQVNGQVDVSSVKMECDAYPDGISCLSKGAVDMVEPKGYCEDKSSVKSDILNNLPENSDLMNLVKLARHSWMKNSEFLQDCAIRFLCILSLDRFGDYVSDQVVAPVRETCAQALGAAFKYMHRSLIFETLNILLQMQCRPEWEIRHGSLLGIKYLVAVRQEMLPDLLGYVLPACKAGLEDPDDDVRAVAADALIPTAASIVSLKGRTLHSIIMLLWDILLDLDDLSPSTSSVMNLLAEIYSQEDMIPKMISKEKQELDLNEVMNIDDAGEGRDLQENPYMLSTLAPRLWPFMRHSITSVRYSAIRTLERLLEAGYKRNISEPSGTSFWPSFILGDSLRIVFQNLLLESNEEILLCSERVWRLLVQCPVEDLEAAANLYMSFWIELATTPYGSPLDSTKMFWPVAPPRKSHFRAAAKMRAVKLENESCKIVGMDSGKETIPQERNGDASASTVKIIVGADVEMSITNTRVITASALGIFASKLREGSFLYVVDALWNALASSSGVQRQVASMVLISWFKEIKSSDLSEKHGVIPVFPNHVKSWLLDLLSCSDPAFPTKDSVLPYSELSRTYTKMHNEASQLLHAIESSGMFDNTLSSIRVDLESLSADKAINLTSMLPPLCNEGTVNEPMGRNIVDDIESSKHRLLTTAGYLKCVQSNLHVTVSALVAAAVVWMSELPARLNPIILPLMASIKREQEEILQYKAAEALAELICRCIARKPSPNDKLVKNICSLTCADPSETPQVGVISSVEIIDDQDFLSFGNNMGKQKSKVHTLAGGEDRSRIEGFISRRGSELALKHLCEKFGASLFDKLPKLWDCLTEVLMPGSPTDEQQIALSIESVKDPQVLINNIQVVRSVAPILDGTLKPKLLTLLPCIFKCVRHSHVAVRLAASRCITSMAKSMITNVMAAVVDNAIPMLGDATSVHARQGAGMLVSFLVQGLGVDLVPYAPLLVVPLLRCMSDIDHSVRQSVTRSFAALVPLLPLARGLPSPSGLNEGLTRNAEDAQFLEQLLDNSHIDDYKLFTELKVTLRRYQQEGINWLAFLKRFKLHGILCDDMGLGKTLQASAIVASDIAERRTSSSNEDIQPSLIVCPSTLVGHWAFEIEKYIDVSVISTLQYTGSAQERTSLREQFDKHNVIITSYDVIRKDIDFLGQFLWNYCILDEGHIIKNAKSKITAAVKQLKAQHRLILSGTPIQNNIMDLWSLFDFLMPGFLGTERQFQATYGKPLLAARDAKCSAKDAEAGVLAMEALHKQVMPFLLRRTKDEVLSDLPEKIIQDRYCDLSPVQLKLYEQFSGSHVRQEISSMVKLGEPTHNEGHSASPKASSHVFQALQYLLKLCSHPLLVVGDKMPEVLASQLSELLPSSSDIISELHKLHHSPKLVALQEILEECGIGADASSSENAMSVGQHRVLIFAQHKALLDIIERDLFHSHMKNVTYLRLDGSVEPDKRFEIVKAFNSDPTIDALLLTTHVGGLGLNLTSADTLVFMEHDWNPMRDLQAMDRAHRLGQKKVVNVHRLIMRGTLEEKVMNLQKFKLSVANAVINAENASLKTMNTDQLLDLFASAETSTKGTPTSKRADGKSDDDPKLMGTGKGLKAILGGLEELWDQSQYTEEYNLTQFLAKLNG from the exons ATGGATGTCAATGATGTAATTAAAGATGAAGACCTTGTTGTCCAAAAATTAAACCCCCAAGGAAATGGATTGGAGCGTAGATTTTATATGCCCCCCTCTGTCCATAACATTCAGCGACTGGTTGCAAGTATGGTTCCTAATGTTGTATCTAAAAGGCCAAGTGCAAGGGAACTGAATCTCTTAAAGCGAAAAGCAAAAATAAATTCGAAAGATCAAGCAAAAGGTTGGACTGAGGAAGCGGATGCAGAGGTGCCTTTTTCTCAGAGTACAATTCCAAAGGCCTCAAATCAAGATTCATTTAACTCTAATAAG GTAGATGCTGATGAAGATGGTTTTGAGCATGATGGAGATGGTAGGTGGCCTTTCCGTGGttttgttgaacaaattattcTCGACATGTTTGACCCTG TTTGGGAGGTTCGCCATGGTAGTGTTATGGCATTGAGGGAAATTGTAACACATCATGGTGGTTCTGCTGGGGTGTTTATGCCCGACTTGAGTTTGGAAGGGGCCCTAGATGATTTAAAAGATATAGATTATTCAAGCACagtgaaaagagagagagaaattgaTTTGAATATGCAAGTTTCGTCAGAGGAGTTGGAGCCACATCTGAAAAGGCCAAAATTTGAAGAAGGGTCATCTTTGTCAATGGGTACCATGTTCTCTACTGGCTCTGGAGGTAACTTTGACGTTAGTGTGAAGGTTGAAGATGGTGGATGGAATATCCCTGCAGGACAAGTTAATGGTCAAGTCGATGTTAGTTCTGTTAAGATGGAATGTGATGCTTACCCTGATGGGATATCTTGTTTATCTAAAGGTGCAGTTGATATGGTGGAGCCAAAGGGTTACTGTGAAGACAAGAGTTCTGTGAAATCAGATATACTGAACAACCTTCCTGAAAATAGCGACCTGATGAACTTGGTTAAACTTGCTAGGCATTCATGGATGAAAAATAGTGAATTTCTTCAAGATTGTGCAATTCGTTTCTTATGCATATTATCATTAGACCG TTTTGGAGATTATGTGTCTGACCAGGTTGTCGCCCCAGTACGGGAAACTTGTGCACAAGCATTGGGCGCTGCATTTAAGTACATGCATCGCTCTTTAATTTTTGAAACGCTGAATATTCTGCTTCAAATGCAG TGTAGACCAGAATGGGAAATTCGTCATGGAAGCCTTTTGGGTATCAAGTATTTGGTTGCAGTTCGTCAG GAGATGCTGCCTGATTTACTTGGCTATGTTTTGCCTGCTTGTAAAGCTGGACTAGAGGATCCTGATGATGATGTTCGGGCAGTTGCTGCTGATGCTTTAATACCAACAGCTGCTTCGATTGTTTCTCTGAAGGGTCGGACATTGCATTCCATTATTATGCTACTTTGGGATATATTACTTGATTTAGATGATCTAAGTCCATCCACTAGCAG TGTGATGAATCTTTTGGCAGAAATTTATTCCCAAGAGGATATGATTCCTAAGATGATATCAAAAGAGAAACAAGAGTTGGATCTGAATGAAGTAATGAACATTGATGATGCTGGAGAAGGAAGAGATTTGCAGGAGAATCCTTACATGTTATCAACATTGGCACCACGATTATGGCCATTTATGAGGCACAGTATCACATCAGTTCGATATTCAGCTATTCGAACCCTG GAGCGATTACTTGAAGCTGgttataaaagaaacatttctgaGCCATCTGGTACTTCATTTTGGCCCTCGTTTATTTTGGGAGATTCCCTTCGGATAGTTTTTCAGAATCTTCTGCTTGAATCAAATGAAGAAATTTTGCTATGTTCAGAGAGGGTTTGGAGGCTCCTTGTTCAG TGCCCAGTGGAGGACTTGGAAGCTGCTGCAAATTTATACATGTCTTTTTGGATTGAACTTGCAACCACACCATATGGTTCTCCATTAGATTCTACGAAGATGTTTTGGCCTGTGGCTCCACCTCGAAAGTCTCATTTTAGAGCAGCAGCTAAAATGAGAGCTGTGAAACTTGAAAATGAGTCATGTAAAATTGTCGGCATGGATTCTGGGAAAGAAACTATTCCACAGGAAAGAAATGGAGATGCTTCTGCTAGTACAGTAAAGATCATTGTTGGTGCTGATGTTGAAATGTCAATAACTAATACTCGAGTGATTACAGCATCAGCATTGGGAATTTTTGCTTCTAAGTTGCGTGAGGGATCTTTTCTATATGTAGTAGATGCACTGTGGAATGCTCTTGCCTCTTCTTCTGGGGTCCAGCGGCAG GTGGCATCCATGGTTCTTATATCATGGTTcaaagagatcaaaagcagtgaccTGTCTGAAAAACATGGAGTTATACCTGTTTTTCCTAATCATGTTAAGAGTTGGTTGTTGGATTTATTATCATGTTCTGACCCTGCATTTCCTACAAAAGATTCAGTTCTTCCATATTCTGAGCTTTCAAGGACGTATACGAAGATGCACAATGAGGCTAGTCAGTTACTACACGCCATCGAGTCCTCTGGCATGTTTGATAATACATTATCATCTATTAGAGTAGATCTGGAAAGCTTGAGTGCTGATAAGGCAATCAATCTTACTTCAATGTTGCCTCCATTATGTAATGAAGGTACTGTGAATGAACCTATGGGACGAAACATTGTGGATGATATTGAATCATCAAAGCACAGACTTTTGACAACTGCAGGCTATTTGAAATGTGTACAG AGTAACTTGCATGTTACTGTCTCTGCTTTAGTTGCCGCTGCAGTTGTCTGGATGTCAGAGCTTCCTGCACGACTTAATCCAATCATTTTACCTCTAATGGCCTCGATCAAAAGAGAGCAG GAGGAAATATTACAATACAAGGCTGCTGAGGCACTTGCTGAACTAATTTGTCGTTGTATTGCACGTAAGCCTAGTCCAAATGATAAGCTAGTTAAGAATATTTGTAGTTTGACATGTGCGGATCCCTCAGAGACACCTCAAGTTGGAGTCATCAGTTCTGTGGAGATTATTGATGATCAAGATTTCCTTTCCTTTGGGAATAATATGGGAAAACAGAAGTCAAAGGTACATACGCTAGCTGGTGGTGAAGACAGGTCAAGAATTGAGGGCTTCATTAGCAGACGAGGTTCTGAACTTGCATTGAAACATTTGTGCGAGAAATTTGGTGCTTCCTTATTTGACAAACTTCCAAAACTTTGGGATTGCCTCACTGAAGTTCTGATGCCTGGAAGTCCCACAGATGAACAACAAATTGCACTGAGTATTGAGTCTGTGAAAGATCCTCAAGTCCTCATAAATAATATTCAG GtagtacgttctgttgctccaatttTGGACGGGACATTGAAGCCTAAGTTGCTCACACTTCTCCCATGCATTTTCAAATGTGTTCGCCATTCCCACGTTGCAGTTAGATTGGCTGCTTCGAGGTGTATTACTTCGATGGCTAAGTCAATGATAACAAATGTCATGGCTGCTGTAGTTGACAATGCCATTCCAATGTTAGGGGATGCTACATCTGTTCATGCCAGACAAGGTGCTGGCATGCTTGTTAGTTTTCTTGTTCAGGGATTGGGTGTGGATTTGGTACCATATGCTCCTTTATTAGTTGTTCCTCTTCTTCGGTGCATGAGTGATATTGATCACTCAGTAAGACAGAGTGTGACACGCAGTTTTGCTGCTCTTGTTCCTCTTCTTCCATTAGCAAGGGGTCTGCCCTCTCCTAGTGGATTGAATGAGGGTCTaacgaggaatgcagaagatgcACAGTTTTTGGAGCAACTACTTGACAATTCACATATTGATGATTACAAGCTTTTCACAGAATTGAAGGTGACATTGAGAAG GTATCAACAAGAGGGGATTAACTGGTTGGCTTTCTTAAAACGTTTCAAGCTTCATGGCATTCTCTGTGATGATATGGGACTTGGTAAAACATTACAGGCATCAGCAATTGTGGCATCCGACATTGCAGAGCGCCGTACTTCAAGTAGCAATGAGGATATTCAACCATCTTTGATAGTTTGCCCATCAACACTTGTTGGACACTGGGCCTTTGAGATAGAGAAGTATATTGATGTTTCTGTAATAAGCACGCTACAATATACTGGCTCTGCTCAAGAGCGTACGTCTCTTAGAGAACAGTTTGATAAGCATAATGTCATCATTACCTCATATGATGTCATTCGCAAAGATATTGATTTCCTTGGGCAGTTTCTGTGGAATTATTGTATTTTGGATGAAGGGCATATAATCAAGAATGCGAAGTCCAAAATTACAGCTGCGGTGAAGCAGTTGAAAGCCCAACATCGCCTAATACTTAGTGGAACACCTATTCAG AATAACATCATGGATTTATGGTCTCTCTTTGACTTTCTAATGCCAGGGTTTCTTGGGACGGAAAGACAG TTTCAAGCCACTTATGGGAAACCTTTGTTGGCTGCTAGAGATGCTAAATGTTCTGCCAAGGATGCTGAAGCTGGGGTGCTTGCCATGGAAGCCTTGCACAAGCAG GTGATGCCCTTTCTCCTCCGGCGAACAAAAGATGAAGTTTTGTCTGACTTGCCAGAGAAAATTATTCAGGACAGATATTGTGATTTGAGCCCTGTCCAGTTAAAACTATATGAACAGTTTTCTGGTTCACATGTTAGACAAGAGATTTCAAGTATGGTAAAACTGGGTGAGCCAACACATAATGAAGGACATAGTGCTTCACCAAAAGCATCTTCACATGTTTTCCAG GCACTTCAGTACTTGCTAAAACTTTGTAGTCATCCATTGCTTGTTGTTGGTGACAAGATGCCTGAAGTACTTGCATCCCAGTTGTCTGAACTCTTGCCCTCTAGTTCTGACATAATCTCAGAATTACATAAGCTACACCACTCACCAAAATTAGTTGCTCTGCAAGAGATTCTGGAGGAATGTGGCATAGGTGCAGATGCTTCTAGTTCTGAGAATGCTATGAGTGTTGGTCAGCACAGAGTTTTGATATTCGCTCAACACAAG GCCCTTCTTGACATTATTGAAAGAGACTTGTTTCACTCCCATATGAAGAA TGTGACATACTTGCGGCTGGATGGATCAGTTGAACCAGACAAACGATTTGAAATTGTAAAGGCTTTTAATTCAGACCCTACTATTGATGCATTATTGCTTACAACTCATG TTGGTGGCCTTGGTTTGAATCTGACATCTGCCGACACCCTTGTTTTCATGGAGCATGATTGGAATCCAATGCGAGATCTTCAG GCGATGGACAGGGCACACAGATTAGGTCAAAAGAAAGTTGTGAATGTTCATCGTCTCATCATGCGTGGCACGTTAGAAGAGAAAGTTATGAATCTCCAGAAATTCAAATTGTCTGTTGCCAATGCTGTTATTAATGCAGAGAATGCCAGCCTGAAAACAATGAATACAGACCAATTACTTGATTTATTTGCATCAGCTGAAACCAGTACAAAG GGAACTCCGACCTCAAAGCGTGCAGACGGTAAGTCCGATGATGACCCTAAATTAATGGGCACTGGAAAGGGATTAAAAGCCATCCTTGGGGGACTGGAAGAGCTCTGGGACCAATCACAGTACACTGAAGAGTACAATCTGACACAATTCTTAGCAAAGCTCAACGGGTGA